From the Homo sapiens chromosome 1, GRCh38.p14 Primary Assembly genome, one window contains:
- the FAM72B gene encoding protein FAM72B isoform 1 (isoform 1 is encoded by transcript variant 1) has translation MSTNICSFKDRCVSILCCKFCKQVLSSRGMKAVLLADTEIDLFSTDIPPTNAVDFTGRCYFTKICKCKLKDIACLKCGNIVGYHVIVPCSSCLPSCNNGHFWMFHSQAVYDINRLDSTGVNILLWGNLPEIEESTDEDVLNISAEECIR, from the exons ATGTCTACCAACATTTGTAGTTTCAAGGACAGGTGCGTGTCCATCCTGTGTTGCAAATTCTGTAAACAAGTGCTCAGCTCTAGGGGAATGAAGGCTGTTTTGCTGGCTGATACTGAAATAGACCTTTTCTCTACAGACATCCCTCCTACCAA CGCAGTGGACTTCACTGGAAGATGCTATTTCACCAAAATCTGCAAATGTAAACTGAAGGACATCGCatgtttaaaatg tGGGAACATTGTAGGTTATCATGTGATTGTTCCATGTagttcctgtcttccttcctgcaACAACGGACACTTCTGGATGTTTCACAGCCAGGCAGTTTATGATATTAACAGACTAGACTCCACAG gtgtAAACATCCTACTTTGGGGCAACTTGCCAGAGATAGAAGAGAGTACAGATGAAGATGTGTTAAATATCTCAGCAGAGGAGTGTATTAGATAA
- the FAM72B gene encoding protein FAM72B isoform 2 (isoform 2 is encoded by transcript variant 2), whose product MSTNICSFKDSAVDFTGRCYFTKICKCKLKDIACLKCGNIVGYHVIVPCSSCLPSCNNGHFWMFHSQAVYDINRLDSTGVNILLWGNLPEIEESTDEDVLNISAEECIR is encoded by the exons ATGTCTACCAACATTTGTAGTTTCAAGGACAG CGCAGTGGACTTCACTGGAAGATGCTATTTCACCAAAATCTGCAAATGTAAACTGAAGGACATCGCatgtttaaaatg tGGGAACATTGTAGGTTATCATGTGATTGTTCCATGTagttcctgtcttccttcctgcaACAACGGACACTTCTGGATGTTTCACAGCCAGGCAGTTTATGATATTAACAGACTAGACTCCACAG gtgtAAACATCCTACTTTGGGGCAACTTGCCAGAGATAGAAGAGAGTACAGATGAAGATGTGTTAAATATCTCAGCAGAGGAGTGTATTAGATAA